One part of the Corynebacterium sp. CNCTC7651 genome encodes these proteins:
- a CDS encoding CCA tRNA nucleotidyltransferase, with protein MTRVVAGVEKQKPLLEPLAAAFAERGERLYLVGGPVRDAMLGKIGHDLDFTTSARPETIREILDAWGEKTWDTGIEYGTVSAVKHGEQVEITTFRADLYDGVTRNPEVTFGDTIEGDLVRRDFACNAMAIELLLVDGSLQPVFHDPVGGLEDVRWRLLDTPQAPEVSFRDDPLRMLRAARFVSQLGFKVAPRVFDAMVDMADEIGRITVERVQAELDKLMAGARPWEGIDLLVQTGLAAHVLPEVPALQLEQDEHMQHKDVYRHSLTVLRQATELEAAADPNAEPDLKLRWAALLHDIGKPDTRAVKEGGGVSFHHHEVVGAKMARKRLKALKYPKHMVEDIGQLVYLHMRFHGFGEGQWTDSAVRRYVTDAGDLLPQLHKLVRADCTTRNPKKARRLQRTYDHLEDRIAELAEKEDLARVRPDLDGNQIMEILDLKPGPEVGKAWKYMKELRLERGELDHDEAVAELKAWWAAQQSGQEPGQQSGQQSGQPGEEQEHA; from the coding sequence ATGACGCGGGTGGTGGCAGGCGTCGAGAAGCAAAAGCCCCTGCTGGAACCCCTGGCCGCCGCCTTCGCCGAGCGCGGGGAGCGGCTGTACCTGGTGGGCGGGCCGGTGCGAGACGCCATGCTGGGCAAGATCGGGCACGACCTTGATTTCACCACTTCCGCGCGGCCGGAGACGATCCGCGAGATCCTGGACGCGTGGGGCGAGAAAACCTGGGACACCGGCATTGAATACGGCACCGTCAGCGCGGTGAAGCACGGGGAGCAGGTGGAAATCACCACCTTCCGCGCCGATTTGTATGACGGCGTGACGCGAAACCCTGAGGTCACCTTCGGCGACACCATCGAAGGCGACCTGGTGCGGCGCGACTTCGCCTGCAACGCCATGGCCATTGAGCTTTTGCTTGTCGACGGCTCTTTGCAACCCGTTTTCCACGATCCCGTCGGAGGGTTGGAGGACGTGCGGTGGCGCCTACTGGACACGCCGCAGGCGCCCGAGGTGTCATTCCGGGATGACCCGCTGCGCATGCTGCGCGCTGCCCGCTTTGTTTCCCAACTCGGGTTTAAGGTGGCGCCGCGCGTGTTCGACGCGATGGTGGACATGGCGGATGAAATCGGCCGCATCACCGTGGAGCGCGTGCAGGCGGAGCTGGACAAGCTGATGGCCGGCGCGCGGCCGTGGGAGGGCATCGACTTGCTTGTGCAGACCGGGCTGGCCGCCCACGTGCTGCCTGAGGTGCCGGCGCTGCAGCTGGAGCAGGATGAGCACATGCAGCACAAGGATGTGTACCGCCACTCGCTGACCGTGCTGCGCCAAGCCACTGAGCTTGAGGCGGCGGCGGACCCGAATGCGGAGCCGGACCTGAAGCTGCGCTGGGCGGCGCTCCTGCACGACATCGGTAAACCGGATACCCGCGCCGTGAAAGAGGGCGGCGGCGTGAGCTTCCACCACCACGAGGTGGTTGGCGCGAAGATGGCCCGCAAGCGGCTCAAGGCCCTGAAGTACCCGAAGCACATGGTGGAGGACATCGGCCAGCTGGTGTATCTGCACATGCGCTTCCACGGGTTCGGCGAGGGGCAGTGGACCGATTCCGCCGTCCGCCGCTACGTCACCGATGCGGGCGACCTGCTCCCCCAGCTGCACAAGCTGGTGCGCGCGGATTGCACCACCCGCAACCCGAAGAAGGCCCGCCGCCTCCAGCGCACGTACGACCACCTGGAGGACCGCATCGCGGAACTCGCCGAGAAGGAAGACCTTGCGCGGGTGCGCCCGGACCTGGACGGCAACCAGATCATGGAGATCCTGGACCTCAAGCCCGGCCCGGAGGTGGGCAAGGCATGGAAGTACATGAAGGAGCTGCGCCTGGAGCGCGGCGAGCTGGACCACGATGAAGCCGTGGCGGAGCTCAAGGCGTGGTGGGCTGCACAGCAGTCTGGTCAGGAGCCAGGCCAGCAGTCCGGCCAGCAGTCCGGTCAACCTGGGGAGGAGCAGGAGCATGCCTGA
- a CDS encoding NUDIX hydrolase, with protein sequence MTDNTRPVPGASAPRDASQGEQSRPGGGGSGDGGGDDRRPRRRRRRGRGKGRGQQGSGQQGSGQGQHGSGQQRGQGQRGQQGSNQGDQHRSSDGDKRGQRQQGSGQSQQGSKQHSGKRKEQQASGKRTQSNTSPKPGNARRRGSKPGPRPTPSSRTGYQHRRPAQHQEQHDSLIETRDETSAGGLVVSGMAEAVAPNGAVDLSQIYAALIGRLDRRGRLLWSMPKGHVEDGEHQWRTAEREVWEETGIRGEAFDTLGTIDYWFVSDGVRIHKTVHHNLLRYVDGVLNDEDPEVTEVTWVPMSELIERLAYADERKLARIAVDRMPDLARKEAEAGRATPR encoded by the coding sequence ATGACGGACAACACACGGCCCGTCCCGGGCGCCTCTGCACCCCGGGACGCATCCCAGGGCGAGCAGTCGCGCCCGGGGGGCGGTGGGTCCGGTGACGGTGGGGGAGACGATCGCCGCCCGCGGCGCCGCCGCAGGCGTGGGCGCGGCAAGGGCCGCGGCCAGCAAGGTTCGGGCCAGCAGGGTTCGGGCCAGGGCCAGCACGGCTCGGGCCAGCAGCGCGGGCAGGGCCAGCGCGGCCAGCAGGGTTCGAACCAGGGTGATCAGCACCGCTCTAGCGACGGCGATAAGCGCGGGCAGCGCCAGCAAGGCTCCGGCCAGAGCCAGCAGGGCTCCAAGCAGCACAGCGGCAAGCGGAAGGAGCAGCAGGCTTCAGGCAAGCGGACGCAGTCCAACACTTCGCCGAAGCCGGGCAACGCACGCCGCCGCGGCTCCAAGCCCGGGCCGCGCCCGACGCCATCCAGCCGCACCGGGTACCAGCACCGCCGTCCGGCGCAGCACCAAGAACAGCATGATTCCTTGATAGAGACGCGGGACGAAACATCCGCCGGCGGTCTGGTGGTCTCCGGCATGGCGGAGGCAGTGGCGCCCAACGGCGCGGTGGACCTCAGCCAGATTTACGCCGCGCTGATTGGCCGCCTGGACCGGCGCGGCCGCCTGCTGTGGTCCATGCCTAAGGGCCATGTGGAGGACGGGGAGCACCAGTGGCGCACGGCTGAGCGCGAGGTGTGGGAGGAAACCGGCATCCGCGGCGAGGCCTTCGACACGCTGGGCACCATCGACTACTGGTTTGTGTCTGACGGCGTGCGCATCCACAAGACGGTGCACCACAACCTGCTGCGCTACGTGGACGGGGTGCTGAATGATGAGGACCCGGAGGTCACCGAGGTGACGTGGGTGCCCATGAGCGAGCTGATTGAGCGCCTCGCGTACGCGGACGAACGCAAACTCGCCCGCATCGCCGTCGACCGCATGCCGGACCTGGCAAGAAAGGAAGCTGAGGCCGGAAGGGCGACCCCGCGATGA
- a CDS encoding murein biosynthesis integral membrane protein MurJ codes for MTTPDETQPPAPDQGSGNAAQPRAGLRRRIVTPAPPAPVPAPRVKKAAASTASDAPDRSLLTTSPKGETIAPPATADTVVAMGDEGTELATQTAVATMEAKHGQAAVATGAAESGAGESGASAGAAGEGDTSGEGTSNTQVVRATGSMAIATLISRITGFIRTVLLGAALGPAVASAFNTANTLPNLITEIVLGSVLTALVVPVLVRAEKEDADHGERFVRQLFTLTLTLMTVVTILAVIAAPLLTRLPLEDDGKVNIVQATSFAYLLLPQIFFYGMFSLFMAILNTKEHFRPGAWAPVANNIVAIAVLLLYMALPGSLNPAAPASVSNPHVLLLGVGTTLGVVVQCLIMLPALRKLGINLKPVWGIDDRLKQFGGMALAIIAYVAISQAGYFVTTRIASLASESAPFIYQQHWMLLQVPYGIIGVTLLTAIMPRLSRNAADGDHAAVVRDLTLGTKLTFIALIPIIVFMTALGPDIGHALFAYGAFDAEASRNLGLTISFSAFTLIPYALVMLHLRVFYAREEAWTPTLIIAGITATKVVLSYLAPRVADSPEHVVVLLGAANGFGFIAGALIGALLLRRKLGTLQMRTVLHTSLWAFGAGLVGIAATLLGRWLVRGVAGIEMADVLGRMAGVPSVGLLIEVVLQGIVFVIVTGMVLARSGLPEVQNLGRALARIPGMGRFITPDEDRAIDTGEVDPRDVSTQFLASDTFNASPVPPPMSAGVVRGPRLVPGASVSDGRFRLIRDHGATTGARFWQAREVATGRPVALTFVDTTGASPMAPASPREAAIEAAGVAHRTKLLASLNHPAIADNIEVLSYRTGALVVADWIEGTSVKAVAESGQTLHTEAVANALAPLAGALVAARTADVPLGLDNRQRLRVDTDGKIRLAFPAVLPNNSPQRDATSFASALELLTADVNSDALAELTRNTRALVDAEAIETQDFRDIQTALRREANLPGTVTDAVLEPAAASASADASADAAGDASAPATAEQIAFGGQVGEEPAPEESDPEALRGGFGSRRYGLVTLTLLSFVAVVSVVIIAALTTYLIGVFSGEDTNSPVNQESIQSTDKVTDPTAQQPSSLPVIIGPLRAETVTLDSDAKPDAPGTPGAPDAGTVADIVDGDNSTSWTTPRGTLVVLRPENERAGGFTLEHLLVTTASEGGPYKVYGLPEGHGDGMNPVDGLTTLSDEMPLLAEGTFHSGQNNIDVAGESLTNVKLEAVMLYLPPRADAADGVGSATLREVSVIGYTDRR; via the coding sequence GTGACCACACCGGACGAGACGCAGCCGCCCGCACCTGACCAAGGGTCCGGTAACGCAGCTCAGCCCCGCGCCGGGCTGCGGCGGCGCATTGTCACCCCGGCTCCGCCCGCACCGGTGCCGGCACCGCGCGTGAAGAAGGCGGCCGCAAGCACCGCATCGGACGCGCCGGACCGCTCGTTGCTGACCACCAGCCCGAAGGGCGAGACCATCGCCCCGCCGGCCACGGCAGACACCGTGGTGGCGATGGGGGATGAGGGCACGGAGCTGGCCACCCAGACCGCCGTGGCAACCATGGAGGCCAAGCACGGCCAGGCCGCGGTAGCAACAGGTGCGGCGGAGTCCGGGGCCGGGGAGTCCGGGGCCAGCGCAGGTGCAGCCGGGGAGGGCGACACCTCCGGCGAGGGCACTTCCAACACCCAGGTGGTGCGCGCGACCGGGTCGATGGCCATTGCCACGTTGATCTCCCGCATCACCGGCTTCATCCGCACCGTGCTCCTGGGCGCCGCGCTGGGTCCGGCGGTGGCGTCCGCGTTCAACACGGCGAACACGCTGCCGAACCTCATCACGGAGATTGTCCTCGGCTCCGTGCTCACCGCCCTGGTGGTGCCGGTGCTGGTGCGCGCGGAGAAGGAGGATGCGGACCACGGCGAGCGCTTCGTGCGCCAACTGTTCACGCTGACGCTGACGTTGATGACGGTGGTCACCATCCTGGCCGTCATCGCAGCGCCGCTGCTGACCAGGCTGCCGCTGGAGGATGACGGCAAGGTCAACATCGTCCAGGCCACATCGTTCGCCTACCTGCTCCTGCCGCAAATCTTCTTCTACGGCATGTTCTCCCTCTTCATGGCCATCCTGAACACCAAGGAGCACTTCCGGCCCGGCGCGTGGGCCCCGGTGGCCAACAACATCGTCGCCATTGCGGTGCTGCTGCTCTACATGGCGCTGCCCGGGAGCTTGAACCCGGCCGCCCCGGCCTCCGTCAGCAACCCCCACGTGCTCCTGCTGGGTGTGGGCACGACGCTGGGCGTGGTGGTGCAGTGCCTGATCATGCTGCCCGCGCTGCGCAAGCTGGGGATCAACCTGAAGCCGGTGTGGGGTATTGATGATCGCTTGAAGCAGTTCGGCGGCATGGCGCTGGCGATTATCGCGTACGTGGCCATCAGCCAGGCCGGCTACTTTGTCACCACCCGCATCGCCTCGCTGGCATCGGAGAGCGCGCCGTTTATCTACCAGCAGCACTGGATGCTGCTGCAAGTGCCGTACGGCATCATCGGCGTGACGCTTCTGACCGCGATCATGCCGCGCCTGTCCCGCAACGCCGCGGACGGCGACCACGCGGCGGTGGTGCGGGACCTGACCCTGGGCACCAAGCTGACGTTCATCGCGCTGATTCCCATCATCGTGTTCATGACGGCGCTGGGCCCCGACATCGGCCACGCGCTGTTCGCCTACGGCGCCTTCGACGCGGAGGCGTCGCGCAACCTGGGTCTGACCATCAGCTTCTCCGCGTTCACGCTGATCCCGTACGCGCTGGTGATGCTGCACCTGCGCGTGTTCTACGCCCGCGAGGAAGCGTGGACGCCGACGCTGATCATCGCCGGAATCACCGCCACCAAGGTCGTGCTGTCCTACCTGGCGCCGCGCGTGGCCGACAGCCCGGAGCACGTGGTGGTGCTCTTGGGTGCCGCCAACGGCTTCGGCTTCATCGCCGGCGCGTTGATCGGTGCGCTCCTGTTGCGCCGGAAGCTGGGCACCCTGCAGATGCGCACCGTGCTGCACACCTCCCTGTGGGCGTTCGGCGCCGGCCTGGTGGGCATTGCCGCCACGCTGCTGGGTCGCTGGCTGGTGCGCGGCGTGGCCGGCATCGAGATGGCGGACGTGCTGGGGCGCATGGCAGGCGTGCCGTCTGTGGGCCTGCTGATTGAGGTTGTCCTGCAGGGCATTGTGTTTGTGATTGTCACCGGCATGGTGCTGGCGCGCTCCGGCCTGCCGGAGGTGCAGAACCTGGGCCGTGCCCTGGCCCGCATCCCGGGCATGGGCCGCTTTATCACGCCGGATGAGGACCGCGCGATTGACACCGGCGAGGTGGATCCGCGCGACGTGTCCACCCAGTTCCTGGCCTCCGACACCTTCAACGCCTCTCCGGTGCCGCCGCCGATGTCCGCCGGTGTGGTCCGCGGACCGCGCCTGGTGCCAGGCGCAAGCGTGTCCGACGGCCGCTTCCGCCTGATCCGGGACCACGGCGCCACCACCGGCGCCCGCTTCTGGCAGGCCCGCGAGGTGGCCACCGGCCGCCCGGTTGCGCTGACGTTTGTGGATACCACCGGCGCCTCCCCGATGGCACCGGCCAGCCCGCGCGAAGCCGCCATCGAGGCCGCCGGCGTGGCGCACCGCACGAAGCTCCTTGCGTCCCTGAACCACCCGGCGATCGCGGACAACATCGAGGTCCTGTCCTACCGCACCGGCGCGCTAGTGGTGGCGGACTGGATTGAGGGCACCTCCGTGAAGGCCGTCGCGGAGAGCGGCCAGACGCTGCACACCGAAGCCGTGGCCAACGCGCTGGCGCCGCTTGCCGGGGCGCTGGTGGCTGCCCGCACCGCGGATGTCCCGCTGGGCCTGGATAACCGCCAGCGCCTGCGCGTGGACACGGACGGCAAGATCCGCCTCGCCTTCCCGGCAGTGCTGCCCAACAACTCCCCGCAGCGCGACGCAACGTCCTTCGCCTCAGCTCTGGAGCTCTTGACCGCAGACGTGAACTCGGATGCGCTCGCGGAGCTCACCCGCAACACCCGCGCGCTGGTGGATGCGGAGGCGATTGAGACCCAGGACTTCCGCGACATCCAGACTGCCCTGCGCCGGGAAGCGAACCTGCCGGGCACGGTGACCGACGCGGTCCTGGAACCGGCCGCAGCGTCCGCCTCCGCAGACGCGTCCGCCGACGCCGCTGGGGATGCTTCTGCCCCCGCAACCGCGGAGCAGATCGCCTTCGGCGGCCAGGTTGGCGAGGAACCCGCGCCGGAGGAAAGCGACCCGGAGGCCCTGCGCGGCGGCTTTGGTTCCCGCCGCTACGGCCTGGTCACCCTCACGCTGCTCTCCTTCGTTGCGGTGGTCTCCGTGGTCATTATCGCGGCGCTGACCACCTACTTGATCGGCGTGTTCTCCGGCGAGGACACCAACAGCCCCGTGAACCAGGAATCTATCCAGAGCACCGACAAGGTCACCGACCCCACGGCGCAACAGCCGTCCTCGCTGCCCGTGATCATCGGCCCGCTGCGGGCGGAGACGGTGACCCTGGACAGCGACGCGAAACCCGACGCGCCGGGAACACCGGGTGCACCTGACGCCGGTACCGTCGCGGACATTGTGGACGGCGATAACTCCACCAGCTGGACCACCCCGCGCGGCACGCTGGTGGTGCTCCGCCCGGAGAACGAGCGGGCAGGTGGGTTCACGCTGGAGCACCTGCTGGTCACCACCGCCTCTGAGGGCGGGCCGTACAAGGTCTACGGCCTGCCGGAGGGCCACGGCGACGGCATGAACCCCGTAGACGGGCTCACGACGCTTTCCGACGAAATGCCGCTACTGGCCGAAGGCACCTTCCACAGCGGGCAAAACAACATCGACGTGGCGGGGGAGAGCCTGACCAACGTCAAGCTCGAAGCCGTCATGCTGTACCTCCCGCCGCGCGCTGACGCGGCGGACGGCGTGGGCAGCGCGACGCTGCGTGAGGTCTCGGTGATTGGGTACACGGACCGCAGATAA
- a CDS encoding RNA polymerase sigma factor, with protein sequence MPHRTDRQLAHDYLAGDERAFKVIVLRHRQRMYYVARNYARNEHDAQDIVQEALFRASKSMHTYRGDAKLSTWLHRTVTNAALDHQRRLQRRSNIVSLDDGEAVSQDHNRFLAHDPTATLEHFLALRQAVATLPVAQRKALLLIDVYGYTVEHAADKLGVKPGTVKSRRHRARESVTAALTETMPALSSAGAGS encoded by the coding sequence ATGCCGCACCGCACCGACCGGCAGCTCGCGCACGACTATCTGGCAGGCGATGAGCGCGCATTCAAGGTGATTGTGCTGCGTCACCGCCAGCGGATGTACTACGTGGCCCGCAACTACGCCCGGAATGAGCATGATGCGCAGGATATTGTGCAGGAGGCGCTCTTTCGAGCGTCGAAAAGCATGCATACCTACCGCGGGGACGCGAAGCTGAGCACCTGGCTGCACCGGACCGTGACCAACGCGGCGCTGGACCACCAGCGGCGGCTGCAGCGGCGCAGCAACATCGTGAGCTTGGACGACGGGGAAGCGGTGAGCCAGGACCACAACCGGTTTCTGGCGCACGACCCGACGGCGACGCTGGAGCATTTCCTGGCGCTGCGGCAGGCGGTGGCGACGCTGCCGGTGGCGCAGCGCAAGGCGCTTTTGCTTATCGACGTCTACGGCTACACCGTCGAGCACGCCGCCGACAAGCTGGGCGTGAAGCCGGGGACGGTGAAATCCCGGCGCCACCGTGCGCGCGAAAGCGTCACTGCGGCGCTGACTGAAACGATGCCGGCGCTGAGCAGCGCCGGGGCGGGAAGTTGA
- the trxB gene encoding thioredoxin-disulfide reductase, with translation MTNPGFITLGANTQATAATEAAAPAATSSPDQVHDLIIVGSGPSGYTAAIYAARAELKPLVFEGFEYGGELMNTTEVENFPGFSGGVMGPDLMGEMRDQAEKFGADLRSELVDSVDFSGDVKKVYVDGEEYRAHAVILATGAAPRHLGVPGEEELTGHGVSTCATCDGFFFRDHHIAVVGGGDSAMEEATFLSKFGSKVTIINRSQNFRASKIMLERARADEKIEFLPDTIVESVIDAGGKVGGLNVLNVATGERSVLDATAMFVAIGHDPRSGFLEGQVEVDEGGYVTVAEPSTRTSVDGVFACGDLVDKTYRQAITAAGSGCRAALDAQHYLAAR, from the coding sequence ATGACAAACCCCGGTTTTATCACCCTTGGCGCAAACACCCAGGCCACGGCCGCGACGGAGGCCGCAGCCCCCGCGGCGACGAGTTCCCCGGACCAGGTGCACGACCTGATCATCGTCGGCTCCGGCCCGTCCGGATACACCGCCGCGATTTACGCGGCGCGCGCGGAGCTGAAACCCCTGGTCTTTGAGGGTTTTGAGTACGGCGGTGAGCTGATGAACACCACCGAGGTGGAGAACTTCCCGGGCTTTTCCGGTGGCGTTATGGGCCCGGACCTGATGGGGGAGATGCGGGACCAGGCGGAGAAGTTTGGCGCGGACCTGCGCTCCGAGCTGGTGGATAGCGTGGACTTTTCCGGCGACGTGAAGAAGGTGTACGTGGATGGTGAGGAGTACCGCGCCCACGCGGTGATCCTGGCCACCGGTGCTGCGCCGCGCCACCTGGGCGTGCCGGGCGAAGAGGAGCTGACTGGCCACGGCGTGTCCACCTGCGCGACGTGCGACGGCTTCTTTTTCAGGGACCACCACATTGCCGTGGTGGGCGGCGGCGATTCCGCGATGGAGGAGGCCACGTTCCTGAGCAAGTTCGGCTCCAAGGTGACCATTATCAACCGCTCCCAGAACTTCCGCGCCTCCAAGATCATGCTGGAGCGCGCCCGGGCGGACGAGAAGATTGAGTTCCTGCCGGACACCATTGTGGAATCTGTCATCGACGCTGGCGGCAAGGTCGGCGGCCTGAACGTGCTTAACGTGGCAACCGGGGAGCGCAGCGTGCTGGACGCTACCGCGATGTTCGTGGCCATCGGGCACGACCCGCGCTCCGGCTTCCTGGAGGGCCAGGTTGAGGTGGATGAGGGCGGGTACGTCACCGTGGCGGAGCCGTCCACCCGCACCAGCGTGGACGGCGTGTTTGCCTGCGGTGATCTGGTGGATAAGACCTACCGCCAAGCCATTACCGCGGCCGGTTCCGGCTGCCGCGCGGCGCTGGACGCGCAGCACTACCTCGCGGCGCGCTAA
- the trxA gene encoding thioredoxin: MSAPIDVTQTTFKSEVVESDVPVLVDFWAEWCGPCRKLGPVLDEIAQELDGQVKVAKVNVDNERTLGAMFQVMSIPTVLLFKDGKQVDEFVGARPKSEILKRVQAKL, from the coding sequence ATGAGCGCACCGATCGATGTCACGCAGACCACCTTCAAGTCCGAGGTTGTGGAATCGGACGTGCCGGTGCTGGTGGATTTCTGGGCGGAATGGTGCGGCCCCTGCCGCAAGCTGGGCCCGGTGCTGGACGAGATTGCCCAGGAGCTGGACGGCCAGGTCAAGGTGGCCAAAGTGAACGTGGACAATGAGCGCACCCTGGGCGCCATGTTCCAGGTCATGTCCATCCCGACCGTCCTGCTGTTCAAGGACGGCAAGCAGGTGGATGAATTCGTCGGCGCCCGCCCGAAGTCTGAGATTCTCAAGCGGGTGCAGGCAAAGCTCTAA
- a CDS encoding N-acetylmuramoyl-L-alanine amidase: MPDILRVGDSSARVAEVRTALARIGMLDSYAGDIEDFKSRSFSKQEMLFDDGLADAIRAFQQSRGIVPTGAIDDLTLRELREASYRLGARVLSYQPNQMMVGDDVGELQKQLHELGFYQSRVDGRFGPDTHQALANFQLDTGLEDDGVCGPDTLRALSLLGRRITGGSAAQIREREHVRQAGPHLSGKRVVIDPGLGGKERGMEVAGRYGTIDEEAILWDLAQRIEGRMVAAGMETIISRTRGDNPSVKSRADLANSFGADLVISLKLDRYRNEKAHGVATFYFGSEHGTSSLAGETLSGYIQREIAARTELQNCHNHGRTWEMLRMTQMPTVEVVAGYLTNPEDVAVLTDPKQRDAIAEAIVVAVKRLYLLDMDDQPTGTYTFTDLLREELA; this comes from the coding sequence GTGCCTGACATTCTCCGCGTCGGTGATTCGAGCGCGCGTGTCGCGGAGGTCCGCACTGCTCTCGCCCGCATCGGCATGCTGGACAGCTACGCGGGGGATATCGAGGACTTCAAGTCGCGGAGCTTCTCCAAGCAGGAGATGCTTTTCGACGATGGCTTGGCCGATGCCATCCGCGCCTTCCAGCAATCTCGCGGCATTGTGCCGACGGGAGCGATCGACGACCTGACGTTGCGCGAACTGCGCGAGGCATCCTACCGCCTTGGTGCCCGGGTGCTGAGCTACCAACCCAACCAGATGATGGTGGGCGACGACGTGGGGGAGCTGCAGAAGCAGCTGCATGAGCTGGGCTTTTACCAAAGCAGGGTGGACGGCCGCTTTGGGCCGGACACGCACCAGGCGCTGGCGAACTTCCAGCTTGATACGGGTCTTGAGGACGATGGTGTGTGCGGGCCAGACACGCTGCGCGCCCTGAGCCTGCTGGGTCGCCGCATTACCGGCGGCTCCGCCGCGCAGATCCGCGAGCGTGAGCACGTGCGCCAGGCCGGCCCGCACCTTTCCGGCAAGCGTGTGGTGATTGATCCGGGTCTGGGCGGCAAAGAGCGCGGCATGGAGGTTGCCGGACGCTACGGCACCATCGATGAGGAAGCGATTCTGTGGGACCTTGCCCAGCGCATTGAGGGCCGCATGGTCGCCGCCGGCATGGAGACCATTATTTCCCGCACCCGGGGCGATAACCCCTCGGTGAAATCCCGCGCCGACCTGGCGAACAGCTTCGGCGCTGACCTGGTGATTTCCCTCAAACTGGATAGGTACCGTAATGAGAAGGCCCACGGCGTGGCCACCTTCTACTTCGGCTCGGAGCACGGCACCTCCTCCCTCGCGGGCGAGACGCTCTCCGGCTACATCCAGCGCGAGATTGCCGCACGCACCGAGCTGCAGAATTGCCACAACCACGGCCGCACCTGGGAGATGCTGCGCATGACGCAGATGCCCACCGTGGAGGTTGTGGCCGGGTACCTGACCAACCCAGAGGACGTTGCGGTGCTCACCGATCCGAAACAGCGCGACGCCATCGCGGAGGCGATTGTGGTTGCGGTGAAGCGCCTCTACCTGCTGGATATGGATGACCAGCCCACCGGCACGTACACCTTCACCGACCTGCTGCGAGAAGAGCTGGCTTAG
- a CDS encoding RNA-binding domain-containing protein, translating into MDGMDIRAMITAGEGLTVAFARRVSAAYINERRVIEIMACLANAEGGTLLIGVDHDGTVSGCHPFHGDRTDPALLASAVYRHTYPGLPVTVDIEDVDGREVVAITTRAQHTPVATAWGVYRTRRLNSQGKPECVGMEPAYLFTRYRDANGTDWALTPSAGAGAEDLDPNAIAVYRDMCQDPRLASLDDMGLVRALGFLDDSIEPVSLGAIALFGTQDALRKHLPYHQVVVADRREAPRTWRSSAPLALTLEAIQRNSEILGPAFPLVINALLHRDYFLPGPVYVGLDADGARVTSPGGAPRGVDLAAAATGASTHAPRSLYLATAIAHTGIAQGAGAGLPSLGARVRFDGSHDHAVTATVTWEDGPEETNPPSPQPTPELSGNELLAFNALQAAGTEMSSSDVAEAAGLSTQQAYRALRKLVDAGHVTRSGETRMTRYSV; encoded by the coding sequence ATGGATGGGATGGATATCCGCGCGATGATCACGGCTGGTGAAGGTCTTACAGTCGCCTTCGCTCGACGTGTCTCCGCCGCCTACATCAATGAGCGGCGCGTGATTGAAATCATGGCCTGCCTGGCCAACGCGGAGGGCGGCACCTTACTCATCGGCGTAGATCACGACGGCACGGTGAGCGGTTGCCATCCGTTCCACGGGGACCGGACGGATCCCGCGTTGCTCGCCTCTGCAGTGTACCGCCACACCTACCCCGGCCTCCCGGTAACGGTGGATATTGAGGACGTGGACGGACGTGAGGTGGTGGCCATCACCACCCGCGCGCAACACACGCCCGTCGCCACGGCGTGGGGTGTGTACCGCACCAGGCGCCTCAACTCCCAAGGCAAGCCGGAGTGTGTGGGGATGGAGCCGGCGTATCTGTTCACCCGCTACCGCGACGCTAACGGCACGGACTGGGCGCTTACCCCTTCCGCCGGGGCGGGCGCCGAAGACCTAGACCCCAATGCCATCGCCGTGTACCGGGACATGTGTCAAGACCCCCGTTTGGCCTCGTTAGACGACATGGGGCTGGTCCGCGCTCTCGGATTCCTGGACGATTCCATCGAGCCGGTGTCTCTCGGAGCTATTGCCCTCTTTGGCACCCAAGACGCGCTGCGCAAGCACCTCCCCTACCACCAGGTGGTTGTGGCGGATCGCAGAGAAGCGCCGCGCACCTGGCGCTCCAGTGCTCCGCTGGCGCTCACCCTGGAGGCGATCCAGCGCAACAGCGAGATCCTGGGTCCCGCGTTCCCCCTAGTCATCAACGCGCTGCTACACCGCGACTATTTCCTTCCCGGCCCCGTCTACGTCGGCCTCGACGCAGATGGTGCCCGGGTGACCAGCCCCGGCGGCGCCCCGCGGGGCGTTGATCTCGCAGCAGCCGCGACCGGTGCCTCCACGCATGCTCCTCGCTCGCTGTACCTGGCCACCGCGATCGCGCACACGGGTATCGCCCAGGGCGCCGGCGCCGGGTTGCCGAGCCTCGGGGCGCGGGTGCGTTTCGACGGTTCCCACGACCACGCTGTCACCGCAACCGTGACCTGGGAAGATGGACCAGAGGAGACAAACCCGCCTTCACCCCAGCCCACCCCGGAACTCTCCGGCAACGAGCTTTTAGCCTTCAACGCGCTCCAGGCGGCGGGCACCGAGATGTCCAGCAGCGACGTCGCCGAGGCCGCGGGTCTGAGCACCCAGCAGGCCTACCGCGCGCTGCGCAAACTTGTGGATGCCGGCCACGTCACACGCAGCGGCGAGACGAGGATGACCCGCTACAGCGTCTAA